The Fusibacter sp. A1 DNA segment TGCGAGCCTTGCAAATTCTCCAATTTTCAAAACATACCTCCGAGAGTGGCGATTCCGGCCGAAATCATGAGTGTATCGATAATTCAATTATAAGGCTTCCCACTGTGGTAAGGTCAAGTATTCTGGTAAAATAAATTTAAGAGAGGTAAATTTATGAAGATAAGAGCCATGAAAAAAGAAGACAAGACCTTTGTCGCACCGCTGATTCGGTCGGCGATCGAGGATCTGTCGGAGCTTTTTACTCAAAGTGAAGCGATTGATATCATCGACAGCCGCCTTGAACGCCTGATCGAGGCTCAGGAAACAAGGTTCTCGCATGTTTACGGTCTTGTGTGCGAGATTGATGGAAAAGTGGCCGGAGCGGGACTTGCATACCTTGCTGGTGAGATGCGGAGGCTGACCTTCAACAGCATCGCCATCATCGAATCCGAAGGAATCACATTTGATCTACAGGTTAAAAGAGACCTTCTGTGCAGCCGCGAGGCGAACGAAGACGAGTTTTACATAGATAATCTTGCGGTTTATCCCGACTTTCAGAACAGAGGAATCGGAGGACTCCTATTGGACGCGTTTGAGCAGAAAGCTAAAGCTGAGGGCCATGATAAGCTGTCCATCCTTGCCGACCTTGAAAATCCTCGTGCAAGAGAGCTCTATCTCAGAAGAGGGTATGAAGAGGACTGCATCATGAAGGTGCTGGGGCACGAGTACCACCACCTGGTAAAATACATTTAATGGGTGGGTATGTCCATAGTGGGTATAACTAATAAGCATAGTGGAGGTACATATATGGAACGTATTCAAAGAATGAAGCGGAGAGCGCTTTTGGCAAGAGGCGATGACAAGGTAGAAATGGTACTGAAAAATTGCAAGGTCATCAATGTATTCAACGGAAGGATCATTAATGCGAACATCGCGATCGATCAGGGCAAGATCATCGGGATAGGCGACTACGAGGGAGAGACATGCGTCGATCTGGGTGGGAAATATGTTGCGCCAGGTCTGATCGACGCGCACATGCACATGGAGTCCACACTGGTCGCCCCGGACCAGATGGCCAGGATCATCGTTCCAAGGGGAACCACGACCGTGGTGGCTGATCCGCACGAGATAGCGAACGTGCTTGGAATGGAGGGTGTGAAGTATATGATCGATGCGGCAGAGGAGACTCCGCTTAACGGCTTCTTCATGCTGCCGTCCTGTGTTCCCGCGACCGCTTTTGAAAACGCAGGGGCGGTACTTCAGCGAAAAGAGCTTGAGACCCTTGTCGACCATAAGATGGTGTTGGGGCTTGGTGAGGTGATGAACTATCCTGGAGTGATCGGTGGAGACGACGACCTGCTCGACAAGATGGACATGGCCGACCGCATGACGATTGACGGCCATGGTCCGACGATCACTGGCAAGGACCTGAACGCATACGTCATCAATGGCATAAGGACAGAGCATGAGTGCACGACCCTCGATGAGATGGAAGAGCGCATCGGCCTTGGAATGTATGTGGCAATCCGCGAAGGATCGGCTGCGAAAAACCTGGAAGCCCTGATCAAAGGAGTAAATGAAAGAACAAAGCATCAGTGCATGTTCTGCACAGACGACAAGCACCCCGAAGACATTTTAAAGGACGGGCATATCGACTACAATGTGCGCAGGGCTATCGAACTTGGACTGGATCCGGTGACGGCTATCCAGATGGCGACCATCAATCCGTCAAGATGCTACAACTTAAGGGATATCGGAGCGATCGCACCAGGATATGATGCCGACCTGATCGTCTTTGACAATTTCGAGAACTTTTCGATCGAACTCGTCTACAAAAAAGGGCAGCTTGTCGCTGACAAGGGTAAGGCGCTGTTTACTCCTAAGCAGATTCCGATCGACGGGGTAAACAAGACGGTCAAGCTTCATGACGTGACACCAGCAACCTTTGAGCTGCAGCTTTCGGGGGATATTGTCAATGTGATAAGGATCACCCCGGGATCGATCGTAACAGAACACGTGGTCAGAAGGGTTCATGTGGATGAGGCAGGCAAGTTCAAAGCGCATCGAAAGATCGATGTTGCAAAGATCGCCGTACTCGAAAGGCATGGAAAAACGGGGACGATCGGCATAGGTCTTGTTGAGAACTTCAATCTAAGGGGTGGTGCGATCGCGACGACGATTGCCCACGATTCGCACAATATCATCGTAATCGGTGATTCGGATGAAGATATGGCAATGGCTGTAAACCAGTTAAAAGAAATAGAGGGCGGTATCGTCGTGGTCTCAGCAGGTCAAGTCTGCGGATCCTTGGCGCTGCCGATAGCAGGTCTTATGTCCAGCCAACCCATGGAGGATGTTTCGGAGACGCTTAGACTGCTTAGGGAGGACGCCTACAACAAATTGGGTGTCTCAAGGGTGCTTGAACCCTTTATGACATTGAGTTTTCTTGCGCTACCGGTGATACCGGAGCTTAAAATCACAGACGAGGGGCTTTTTGATGTCTCATCCTTCAAGCATATCGGGATTGATGTGAACGAGTCATAGAAAAAGGGAGTGTATACCATGAACAAATATATGGATGAAGCTGTTTTGGAAGCGATGAAAGGCATAGGCGTCAGGGACGGCGGTCCATTTGGAGCGGTAATCGTAAAGGATGGAGAGATCATCGCAAGAGGGCATAATGAAGTGGTGTCCTCACATGATCCTACTGCACATGCCGAAATTGTCGTCATCAGGATCGCATCTGAAAAACTGGGTAGATTCGATTTGTCGGACTGCGAGCTGTATACCACATGCGAACCCTGCCCCATGTGCTATAGCGCCATACACTGGGCCAAAATCAAGAAGTTCTATTATGGCGCGACCAGGGAGGATGCGGCAGAGATAGGTTTTGATGATGAGTACCTGTATTCGGTCTTATCTGGAAAGCGTGAAGACGACACGCTCGATAAGGAAGCGATGGAAAGGGAGCACTGTCTTGAAGCGTTCGATATCTTTAAAAAAGATCAGGAACGAACCATGTACTAGACATAGATGAAAGGTTTTGGAGCGGATTGTGAGAACAGTCTGCTCTTTTTACATAAAACTTGATATAATAGAGTGGAAATCAAATCAGAGGTGAAAAATGGACGTAATCCTATATATCAGTGAAGCATTCAATTTAATGGACATGACAGTGCCTTATGACCTGTTTAGAAAAATGGACGAGATCAGCGTTAAAGTCGTAGGACTTACAAAGGGCATGGTCAAGTCGGAAGATGGAATCAGCGTTCAGGTACCCTACGGGATAGAGGATATCCACCATGCGGACTTGTTATGGGTTTGCGGCGGGGATCTGCATTCGGATTTGTTTGAAGACCAAGCGCTCCACAAATGGCTAAAGGAGATGAGCCAGCTGTCGAAAATGGCGGTTGGCGTTGCAAGCGGATCCTATTTGCTGGCAAAGGCGGGCGTATTATCAGATGTGAAGTGCACCACACATCCCAAGTACCATAGAAAACTAAAAAAACTAGGTATACCGGCTGTGAAGAACGAGTTTTGCCATGACCTGCGCTACATGACCACAGCGACCCACGGGTATCACTATAAGCTGGTTTATGACTGCATAAAAACCCTTGTGGATGAAAAGACCGCCAAGGAGGTTATGCCCTGGAGCGGCGACGGACCTGAAAGGGTCTTCAGCGCTTCTGACTATCCAGAAAAGTGGTCGCGGATTAAAAGTAGGCAAAAGCACTTTGAGAAGCACTTACGCAAGTGCTTAAATGATAAGATCGGTAAGTCCAAAAACAATAAAGTGGTTGCAAGTTATCTGTATGAAGGCGCAAGGGCGATCGACTTCGTCTCCTCCTTTAATATCTTAAAGCACAGCTGCCAGACGACAATCGTCAGTGTAGGGAACACAAAGGGGCTTGTTAAAGTGGAAGGCGGTGGATTCGCCATTAAAGTCGATCATGCGCTTCAAGAGGTTAAAAGGGCGTATATGCTGCTTGTTCCGGGTGGAAGTCGGATCAAGGAACAGCTTTCCAACACGTATCTGATCCACTGGCTGGCCAATATCTGTCCAACCACCTTTAGAATTCTTACCATCGGCGAGGGAGAACAGATCATCGGGGTGTCCGGAGTTTTGACTGAGTTCGATCCATTTGTTGAAGAGGAAATGGATCTTTTAGGCAGCAAATACATGATGGTCGGATCTTTTGCAAAATCTCAGGATCTGCTGTTGAAATTATTGAAAGAGAACCATCAGGAAGTCGCCAAGAACGTCAGCTTCTTCGGAGCATACGGAAAGGGCATGTACTGATCGACCAATAAGCAATCAGGAGGTAAAAGGTGGATATCGTCATCAGTTATAAGATAAGGGCGCTTGAAGAGGCCTTGAAAGAGGACTCGAAAGCGGCAGAGGCATTTAAAAGAGAAATTATTGAAAGCGGAACACCGATCATCGAAGAAGTAGAGGGATACAATAGGTTTGTCTGGGTAACCCATCTCTATTTTTCACAGGAGGACCATAGCAACATCGTGGTTCATGAGGACCATATCACATTCAATTACGAGAGAGCCGAACTGACGCGTATCTCAGGTACGGATATCTGGTATAAGACCACAATCGTACCTTACGGACAAACTGTCAACTATGGCTTCGTCATCGATGACAGCCTTAAGGTGACATGTACAGACCGGCTGGGAAAAGTCGTCCTAGATCCGAATAACAAGGAGGCCGCAGTCGTCGAAGGGACCCTGTTGTCGGTGGTGAAAGTGCCCCAAAAAACTTCTGAGTGAATCAGAAGTTTTTTTTATTAAATTTTTCTAAAGTACGTTGCCTGCAATTATATTCCATGCTAAACTATTTCGTATAGAAAATAATCGCATACG contains these protein-coding regions:
- a CDS encoding DJ-1/PfpI family protein, with amino-acid sequence MDVILYISEAFNLMDMTVPYDLFRKMDEISVKVVGLTKGMVKSEDGISVQVPYGIEDIHHADLLWVCGGDLHSDLFEDQALHKWLKEMSQLSKMAVGVASGSYLLAKAGVLSDVKCTTHPKYHRKLKKLGIPAVKNEFCHDLRYMTTATHGYHYKLVYDCIKTLVDEKTAKEVMPWSGDGPERVFSASDYPEKWSRIKSRQKHFEKHLRKCLNDKIGKSKNNKVVASYLYEGARAIDFVSSFNILKHSCQTTIVSVGNTKGLVKVEGGGFAIKVDHALQEVKRAYMLLVPGGSRIKEQLSNTYLIHWLANICPTTFRILTIGEGEQIIGVSGVLTEFDPFVEEEMDLLGSKYMMVGSFAKSQDLLLKLLKENHQEVAKNVSFFGAYGKGMY
- a CDS encoding nucleoside deaminase, translated to MNKYMDEAVLEAMKGIGVRDGGPFGAVIVKDGEIIARGHNEVVSSHDPTAHAEIVVIRIASEKLGRFDLSDCELYTTCEPCPMCYSAIHWAKIKKFYYGATREDAAEIGFDDEYLYSVLSGKREDDTLDKEAMEREHCLEAFDIFKKDQERTMY
- the ade gene encoding adenine deaminase; the encoded protein is MERIQRMKRRALLARGDDKVEMVLKNCKVINVFNGRIINANIAIDQGKIIGIGDYEGETCVDLGGKYVAPGLIDAHMHMESTLVAPDQMARIIVPRGTTTVVADPHEIANVLGMEGVKYMIDAAEETPLNGFFMLPSCVPATAFENAGAVLQRKELETLVDHKMVLGLGEVMNYPGVIGGDDDLLDKMDMADRMTIDGHGPTITGKDLNAYVINGIRTEHECTTLDEMEERIGLGMYVAIREGSAAKNLEALIKGVNERTKHQCMFCTDDKHPEDILKDGHIDYNVRRAIELGLDPVTAIQMATINPSRCYNLRDIGAIAPGYDADLIVFDNFENFSIELVYKKGQLVADKGKALFTPKQIPIDGVNKTVKLHDVTPATFELQLSGDIVNVIRITPGSIVTEHVVRRVHVDEAGKFKAHRKIDVAKIAVLERHGKTGTIGIGLVENFNLRGGAIATTIAHDSHNIIVIGDSDEDMAMAVNQLKEIEGGIVVVSAGQVCGSLALPIAGLMSSQPMEDVSETLRLLREDAYNKLGVSRVLEPFMTLSFLALPVIPELKITDEGLFDVSSFKHIGIDVNES
- a CDS encoding GNAT family N-acetyltransferase, which produces MKIRAMKKEDKTFVAPLIRSAIEDLSELFTQSEAIDIIDSRLERLIEAQETRFSHVYGLVCEIDGKVAGAGLAYLAGEMRRLTFNSIAIIESEGITFDLQVKRDLLCSREANEDEFYIDNLAVYPDFQNRGIGGLLLDAFEQKAKAEGHDKLSILADLENPRARELYLRRGYEEDCIMKVLGHEYHHLVKYI